The following proteins are encoded in a genomic region of Deltaproteobacteria bacterium:
- the tadA gene encoding Flp pilus assembly complex ATPase component TadA — MSEAPSLSDDQEQSPTKTSGNPPKDPEGLLRYILSRAVALNTSSIHFEPTESELRVRFRVMGALFEQEAVPANQRMELERLIRRVSHMDEDDLIHPQEGPFRYQVEDGSHVTGHVSVLPTIHGPKQVLTISHGDGVMSLGQIGMSPKQADLVRKMIEEEGSLLLVAGPWASGKSATLYAIAADCANEAMSVATLEDPVEIMLPGITQTQVSPRDGLTFATGMRAILRQDPNIIALGELTDAVEATIAMEACLQGAHRVISCLHTRNGVESILWLLKAGLDPVKLSESLSGIIVQRLVRKVCKDCAKPAKLRPKTIEAIGFPIDADGGWLQGQGCASCNGSGYNGKTAIFEIIPISESLKEVIKQNPSELLLKKALRAQKVRTLRRAGLIRAKAGITSVAEVLRVTS, encoded by the coding sequence ATGTCAGAAGCGCCCTCACTTTCGGACGACCAAGAGCAAAGTCCGACCAAAACCTCAGGCAATCCTCCCAAGGATCCCGAGGGATTGTTGCGCTATATTTTGAGCAGAGCCGTCGCCCTCAATACATCTAGCATTCATTTCGAACCCACTGAAAGCGAACTCCGAGTAAGGTTTCGCGTCATGGGTGCGCTCTTCGAACAAGAAGCCGTTCCCGCCAATCAACGCATGGAACTCGAACGCTTGATTCGGCGTGTTTCTCACATGGACGAGGACGATTTGATACACCCGCAAGAGGGGCCCTTCCGCTACCAAGTTGAAGATGGAAGCCATGTTACGGGGCATGTGTCCGTACTGCCAACAATTCACGGCCCCAAGCAGGTACTCACTATCTCGCATGGTGATGGGGTTATGAGCCTTGGGCAGATTGGCATGAGTCCAAAGCAGGCCGACCTCGTTCGTAAGATGATCGAAGAGGAAGGAAGCTTACTTCTTGTTGCGGGACCTTGGGCCTCTGGGAAATCCGCAACGCTCTACGCCATCGCAGCAGATTGCGCGAATGAAGCCATGAGCGTGGCCACTCTCGAAGATCCTGTTGAAATTATGCTTCCAGGAATTACTCAAACCCAAGTCTCTCCTAGAGACGGGCTTACTTTCGCCACCGGTATGCGAGCTATCCTTCGCCAAGATCCCAACATCATTGCTCTGGGTGAACTGACAGATGCCGTGGAAGCCACCATTGCCATGGAGGCTTGCCTTCAAGGCGCACACCGCGTGATTTCTTGTCTCCATACTCGCAACGGTGTGGAAAGTATTCTTTGGTTACTCAAAGCAGGACTCGACCCGGTGAAGCTCTCTGAAAGCCTATCCGGTATCATTGTTCAGCGCCTGGTTCGTAAAGTCTGTAAAGATTGTGCAAAGCCCGCAAAACTTCGCCCCAAAACGATAGAAGCCATTGGCTTTCCCATTGATGCCGACGGCGGTTGGCTACAAGGACAAGGCTGTGCAAGCTGTAATGGTTCCGGTTACAATGGGAAGACGGCAATTTTTGAAATCATCCCGATTAGCGAATCACTTAAAGAAGTAATTAAGCAAAACCCTTCGGAATTACTTCTCAAAAAAGCGCTTCGAGCTCAA